A genomic region of Papaver somniferum cultivar HN1 chromosome 7, ASM357369v1, whole genome shotgun sequence contains the following coding sequences:
- the LOC113294693 gene encoding uncharacterized protein LOC113294693, whose product MTNIWVLSFDVTLAGIGRVDSDIPIEIILTKAWFIWKERCNRVFEHKQQTKIQLGLEIQRFIDFWYKGNLPSRHFPKEKLKIQTWSLLNRSQFKLNIDAAWSSIDLPTGFSLILRNDAGDFEIGRAGSFTASTPEEAEAIGLLQGAYWAVEKGLSNFTVEGDCKNLFDYLNGKDSQISWQNRLIMNEVQEKFNQYQNFLGFYLVRRTANNVTDVLAKKAKSFKNFLNWRVVPPSCINQALPVDKSNVRGVFNNLTLDSSTICFVRDPNSLS is encoded by the coding sequence ATGACTAATATTTGGGTTCTAAGTTTTGATGTGACTCTTGCAGGAATAGGGAGAGTAGATTCTGACATACCTATTGAAATAATCTTAACAAAAgcttggtttatttggaaggagAGATGTAATAGAGTTTTTGAACATAAACAACAAACTAAGATTCAATTAGGATTAGAAATACAAAGATTTATAGACTTCTGGTACAAGGGTAACTTGCCCTCAAGACACTTCCCTAAAGAAAAACTGAAGATACAAACTTGGTCTTTGCTTAATAGGTCTCAGTTCAAACTTAACATTGATGCTGCATGGAGTTCTATAGATTTACCTAcaggtttttctttaattttgaggAATGATGCAGGGGACTTCGAGATTGGCAGGGCAGGATCTTTCACAGCCTCTACCCCTGAAGAAGCGGAAGCCATAGGACTATTACAAGGAGCATACTGGGCAGTTGAAAAGGGTTTGTCAAATTTCACAGTTGAAGGAGATTGCAAGAATCTGTTTGATTACTTAAATGGGAAAGATTCTCAAATAAGTTGGCAAAACAGATTGATTATGAATGAAGTCCAGGAAAAATTTAATCAATACcagaattttttgggtttttatttagTTCGTAGGACTGCAAACAATGTGACAGATGTTTTAGCCAAAAAAGCAAAATCTTTTAAGAATTTTTTAAATTGGAGGGTTGTTCCTCCTTCTTGTATTAATCAGGCGCTGccagtagataaatcaaatgttaGGGGCGTTTTCAACAACCTAACATTAGATAGCTCTACTATTTGTTTTGTAAGGGATCCTAATTCCCTAAGTTAG